The Pirellulales bacterium region AATGCCGTCGTCGTCGCTGCAGAAAATGATTGCCGCCGCGCCATGCTCGGCGGCGGTGGCCACTTTGCGGATGAAGGGGGCGTAGGGCGAATCGTGGTTGCCGAACAAGCCATGCGGATCGGACCGTTGCGGTTGGTGCCGCAGCACGATGACGATTTTGCCCTTCACGTCGAAACCGGCATAGTCGTCATAGTTCTCCTTCTTGGCGGTGATGCCGTAGCCGACAAACACGGCCGGGGCGTCGAATTTGTGCGAGCCGCCGATGGCCAGCGGATTGAAATCGGTTCCGAGCTTCAACGCAATCGTCTGCGGCTCTTTCTTGCCGGACGAATTCTTTTCGGATGCTGGCCCCACGAATTCAAGCCGATTCCGCTTTTCCGGCCCGAGCTCCGACCCGAGCGACAAATTGATCCGCTCGAATGGCTGACCGTCGTAGAGATCGGTCTTCAGGCCGAGTTCTTTGAACCGCCGGGCAATATAGTCGCCAGCCAATACCAAGCCATGCGTCCCCAACCCCCGGCCTTCGAGCTCCGGCGAGGCAAGATAACGAGTCGCGTCGGCTAGCCGCTGGTCGGCGGCCTTGGCGGCAGCGTCTTCCGGCGCGCCCGCGACGCGATCAACGGCGGATTTGGCGGGTGCCGCGGCGTAGGCAGCAGAGGTTTTCGCCGGCGTCTCGGCAAAGATGGGCAAATTCGCGGCAACGGCAAACCCGATCGCGACGACAAAACCACAAAACGTCAAAATCCGGCGGTTCACAATCGAACTCCAGCTTAGGAGGGCAACTTGGTGGGGAATATTTGGTGGGCTGGGCGGCTTTGGAAGGTCGGGGAGGGCAAAGCCGATTAGCGGCGCCTCCACCGTGGATCGGCGGTCTTATCCGACTGCGAATCCATCGCGGACACGCTGCCGTTTAATACCGCCGGCCCTTCGCTCATTCTTTCACCCGGCGGCGGCGACCGTCAAGTTGCGAATTCGATTATTCGATTTTGACACCGCGCGGTTTGCCGGATATTCTTCGCCCTCGCCACATTGGGACCACGGATGGACCCAGGGGGCAAATGCCGAGCGATGAAGCGCGATTGGCGAAACCCGCGGGGAAACTCGGTTTCGCACATTCGTCTAAGGCGTTCTTTCGTCGCTCGCCATCGGTGTTTAGCTACTCCCCCGAGGGGGTGCACATGGAGGTGCGCGCTTGGTTCAGAAATCGAATGTTCTGATCGTCGACCGGTCGGCCGAATCGCGCGAGGTGCTGAAAACCGCTCTCGAACGACGCGGGATGCGAATTTTCGAGGCTACGGATGTGGAAAACGGCGTGAAACTCGCCCGCCAACATCGGCTCGATTTGATCGTGCTGGATCTCGAAGCGTCCAATCTCGGCGACGAAATTTCGAGCGGCGACGCAAACAACGACCGGATCGCGACCGACGCGACGATGATCCACCGCGAATCGGTCTTCCGCCCATCGGCCGGCGATTCGGCGGTCGCCGGCTTGAACTTCGCCGGCAATGCTTCTTCGCCGCCAACGCCCATGGTGCTCTTGGGCGTGGCCCGCGGCCGCAATTGCTTGCCCGGCAATCGTGCCGAGCCGTTCTTCGCCAAACCCTATCATTACGGGCCCCTGATTCTTAAAATTGAGCAAATGCTGGGACAGGGGCGCGGGACGAGGAGCTAGGGACGAGCAGACAAAACACAATCGCGGACGCAGCCGACACGGCGAGCGTCTGCCAGCGTTTCACTCGCCCCTAGCCCCTCGCCCCCAGCCCCTATTTACTCCCCTTGTTCTGGGAGACGAATGGGGTGGCTGCCTCGTTGTTCGTGATTCAAGGCCGTGACCAGGGAACCCGCTTTGAGCTGGATAGCCAAAGCGTCGC contains the following coding sequences:
- a CDS encoding response regulator; translation: MVQKSNVLIVDRSAESREVLKTALERRGMRIFEATDVENGVKLARQHRLDLIVLDLEASNLGDEISSGDANNDRIATDATMIHRESVFRPSAGDSAVAGLNFAGNASSPPTPMVLLGVARGRNCLPGNRAEPFFAKPYHYGPLILKIEQMLGQGRGTRS